Proteins encoded together in one Anguilla anguilla isolate fAngAng1 chromosome 9, fAngAng1.pri, whole genome shotgun sequence window:
- the LOC118235482 gene encoding RAS guanyl-releasing protein 2-like: protein MKSGRREEQRVTEEKMESEQSATVEELVEACLNAFDDEGSLKDASLVRMFLMMHPWYLPSSDLAMKLLHMSQADNCSTKLRMQICHLVKYWISEFPAEFDLNPDLADKIRGLRDLLSQGGDENPSCLIDIESLPSYEWKRQVTQRNPSVLKKRKVSLLFDHLDSCELAEHLTYLEYKSFCKILFQDYHSFVMHGCTVDNPVLERFITLFNSVSQWIQIMVLSKPTAPQRAAVISHFIRVAQKLLQLQNFNTLMAVVGGLSNSSIARLKDTQEHISSETRKAFRDLTELVTSCGNYSKYRRRFSESVGFRFPILGVHLKDLIAVHVALPDWVDPERTRVNLAKTQQLYAILQELAQIQAAPPNVDANTDLLNLLTVSLDQFHTEEEIYQLSLQREPRVIQPVASSSPPGPGPPPSVMGEWASSVKPKADPTIISKHIETMVESVFRNFDTDGDGHISQEEFESIRNNFPYLSKFGELDKNQDGQISREEMIDYFTKASSVLNCKMGFIHTFAESNNVKPTFCQHCAGVIWGFYKRGYKCKACGVSCHKACRSHLSVECRKRTKSTSYETPRPSHARSYSFPPPDMPPSSLQNTAIMEEDADFEEDEVFDVHL from the exons ATGAAGAGTGGAAGGAGGGAAGAACAGAGGGTGACGGAAGAGAAGATGGAGTCGGAGCAGTCGGCTAcggtggaggagctggtggaggcCTGTCTCAATGCCTTCG ATGACGAAGGCTCCCTGAAGGACGCGTCTCTGGTGCGCATGTTCCTCATGATGCACCCCTGGTACCTCCCTTCCTCTGACCTGGCCATGAAGCTCCTGCACAT GTCCCAGGCGGACAATTGCTCTACCAAACTCAGGATGCAGATCTGCCATCTGGTCAA GTATTGGATCTCCGAATTTCCTGCTGAGTTCGATTTGAACCCGGACCTGGCGGATAAGATCCGAGGCCTGAGGGACCTTCTTTCCCAGGGAGGCGATGAGAACCCAAGCTGCCTTATCGATATTGAGAGCTt GCCGTCTTATGAGTGGAAACGGCAGGTTACCCAGAGAAATCCTTCGGTCCTCAAAAAGAGGAAGGTGTCCCTGCTGTTTGATCACCTGGACTCCTGTGAGTTGGCAGAACATCTCACCTACCTGGAGTACAAGTCTTTTTGCAAGATCCTG TTCCAGGACTACCACAGTTTTGTGATGCACGGCTGCACGGTGGACAACCCTGTCCTGGAGCGGTTCATCACCCTTTTTAACAGCGTGTCGCAGTGGATCCAGATCATGGTCCTTAGCAAGCCCACGGCGCCCCAGAGGGCAGCAGTTATATCGCACTTCATCAGGGTGGCCCAG aaactgctgcagctgcagaactTTAACACACTGATGGCTGTGGTGGGGGGTTTGAGCAACAGCTCCATCGCCAGACTGAAGGACACGCAAGAGCACATTAGCAGCGAAACCCGCAAG GCATTCAGGGACCTGACGGAGCTGGTGACATCCTGCGGGAACTACAGCAAGTACCGGCGGCGCTTCTCGGAGAGCGTGGGGTTCCGCTTCCCCATCCTCGGGGTCCACCTCAAGGACCTGATCGCCGTGCACGTGGCGCTGCCCGACTGGGTGGACCCGGAGCGCACGCGGGTCAACCTGGCCAAGACCCAGCAGCTCTACGCCATCCTGCAGGAGCTGGCTCAGATCCAGGCCGCGCCCCCCAACGTCGACGCCAACACAGACCTCCTCAATCTGCTCACG GTTTCCCTGGACCAATTCCACACAGAGGAGGAGATCTATCAGCTGTCCCTGCAAAGAGAACCCCGCGTTATCCAGCCCGTT GCTTCCAGCTCCCCCCCAGGCCCTGGGCCCCCTCCCTCGGTGATGGGTGAATGGGCATCTTCTGTGAAGCCTAAGGCAGATCCCACCATCATCAGCAAACACATTGAAACCATGGTGGAG TCGGTGTTCAGAAACTTTGACACGGATGGAGACGGGCACATTTCCCAGGAAGAGTTTGAGAGCATCAGGAACAACTTCCCCTACCTCAGCAAGTTCGGGGAATTGGACAAAAATCA ggatGGCCAAATCAGTCGAGAGGAGATGATTGATTATTTTACTAAAGCCAGTTCCGTGCTTAACTGCAAAATGGGTTTCATCCACACTTTTGCTGAGAGTAACAATGTCAAACCCACCTTCTGCCAACACTGTGCTGGCGTT ATCTGGGGATTTTACAAACGGGGATACAAGTGCAAAG catgTGGCGTGAGCTGTCACAAGGCTTGTCGGAGTCATCTGTCCGTCGAGTGCCGCAAGCGAACCAAGAGCACGAGCTACGagaccccccgccccagccACGCCCGCTCCTACAGCTTCCCACCCCCAGACATGCCCCCCTCCAGTCTGCAGAACACAG CCATCATGGAGGAAGATGCAGACTTTGAGGAGGATGAAGTGTTTGATGTGCACCTCTGA